TGCGAAACGGCGTTCACTGCCTTCACTGGTCCGACTTTCTGGAAAAACTGTGGGGCGGGGAAGTCATCCGGGCGTGACAGCATGAAAGGCCATGAACAGGTTCAGCACCCGGCTGTCCGTTTTGTCGGCGGAAAAATCATCCGGGCATGACGGCATGAAAGACAGCGGGGTTGTTCGCGGTGTCTGGGCGGCGGGGCGTTATCTGGTGGCTGATGTGCCGCAGGCGCGGGCGCTTGGAGAGTGGATAGCGGAGCGCGGCTTTGAGCGTTATATCGGCGAGTCGTACCGGCTCAAGCGCCACGGGCGGCGGCGCAACAAACTGTACGGGTTTCGCCTGCCGGTGACGGCGAGCGAAGTCATCATGAAAGTCTTCCGGATTGACCCGCGTTACCGGCGCGGGCGGAAGGCGGATTTGCTGGTTCGCCAACTGATGGGAAGAGACTACAACCGCAACGCCTTTCTCTGCTGCCTGGCGATGCGGCGGGCGGGACTGCCCGTTGCCAGGCCGCTCGCGTGGTGGAGTTGGAAGCAAAAAGGTCTGTTCGGCGGGAGCAGCGTCTTTCTGTATGAAAAGATAGCGGCTGACCGGTCACTCGACGACTTCTGCCGCGCCATCAGGGAGAGCAACCGCGGCGATGCCGAACGACTGCTGGAAGCGGTCAAGCGCAAACTGGCGCGGGAACTGCACCGGATGCACAGCGCCGGCATTCGCCACCGCGACCCCCAGGCGATCAATATCCTGGTGGACGCGCCGCCTTCCAACGAGGCGGAGCAGGCAACCTTCCACTTCATTGACTACGACAGTTGCTCGCGCACGAGGGTGGCGATTCCGCTCATCAGGAAGTTTTTCGATATCCGGGATTTGCGCGTCATCTATCAGGACGAATTCGGCCCCCACGACCTCCTCGACCTGTACCCGGGCTGCGAACAGGCGGCGCTGTGGCATACTGTACTGAGGTTCTGGCAGCACGGCGGTTTCGCGCCGTGGCGCTCCACTCCGTGGCCCGGGATTGAAAAAGCAAGACGAATGAGCGGCAAAAAAGCACGATGATTGCGCGCCCTTCCCTGTGCCCTTCCCCGCACGACGGGAAGCCGCCCGCCCGCACCGCACCGCCCGACTGAAAATGGCCCAGAAGAACATCCTCCTGAACGATTTCTCCGAAGACTACACCAGTGACCTTCGTCATTACCTCGACGACGACATCAATATCAAGGTGTGGATCGGCAGAAAAAAGAACAAGGTAACGACCCTGCCGCGGGAGGACTTTTACCGCTCGCTGCTGTTCAGGAAAAACCGGCTGAAAGTCAACTACCGCTACCGGCGCGAATTTCTCGAGATCTACCCGGAAGTCAGGAAGCACGCCGACACCTTCCTGAACATGTATTGCCGGCGCCCGGTGCTCTACGGCGGCAACGACGCGATTGACATGATGGACGCCTTCCATGTCTATATCCACTTTTTCATTGACCTGCTGAAGTCCAACGACATCCGGCATGTTTTCTTTGAAGTCATCCCGCACCACGCCGACTACCTGCTCTACCTGGTCGCGAAGGCGCTGAACATCAAGACCTGGATGTTCTACTCCGCGCCCGCGCCCGGCAAGTCGTTCGTCACGAGCGACATCGAGAACATCGGTTCGCTGGACACCGGCGGCGCGGAGATTGAACCCGTCCGGCTGAAGAGAAATTACCGGAAGAAGTACTACTACATGGACAGAAAGGTCAGGACCAACCTGCCCGTCAAACTGGTTTCGGCGGCGTTTTTCAGGCGCGACCTGAACCTGTTTCTGCACCGCTTGCAGGCGCTGGCGAGAAACGCGCGATTCAAAAGAAACTACCGGCAATTTGTGGCGCCGCCGCCCACAGGGAAATTCGTCTATTTCGCGCTGCACCTTCAGCCCGAACTCAGCACCACCAGCCTCGGCGGCGTCTTTGTTGACCAGGTGCTGGCGCTGGAATGCCTGCGGGCGCTGCTGCCCGACGACTGGTTCATCGTCGCCAAGGAGAACCCGCACCAGACCTGGCATTCGCGTGGCCGCCTGTTCTACGCCCGGCTGCAGAAAATACCCAACCTGCGCTATGTCGGCAAGGAAACCGACACCTATGATCTGGTTGAACAATGCGAGTTCGCCGCCACCGTCAGCGGCAGCGTCGGCCTGGACGCCCTGAGTTTCGGCAAGCGCGTGCTGATTTTCGGCAACGCCTTCTACAAGGGCTTTCCGGGCGTCGTCGCGTGGCGCCCTGGTTTGACGCCGGAGGAAATCATCGCGGCCCCCTTCTCGCACGAGGCGTTCGAGCGCGCCCATGCACAACTGCTTCACAACACGGTGGATGCGGTGACCGATATTGGCCGCAAGCGTCTGGTCAAGAACTTTTCCAATGAGGAAAACGGGCGCGCGCTGGCCGGGGCAATCAATGCGCTCACACGCTGACCCGGCTTCCGGACTTCACGGCCACCGGGCGCTGCTGAAAAGAGCACTGCGGGCCACCGCGAGAAACACACGGTCAATCAGGCCGTTGTACAACCGAATCAATGAATACTTCTATCATTACATCCGCGACAGGTACCCGGAAGTTCTGACGGAAAAACAAACCGTGGAGCAAATCCTGGCAAAAGGAATCAGCCTCGCGCGCTACGCCGACGGTGAATTCAGATTGTGCAGAGGCAAGTCGATCGCCAGACAGCCGGCCAGCCCTGCGCTATCCAGCCGCCTGCGCGAAATACTTCGCAGCGAACATCCAAATCTTGCCGTCGGCATACCGCCCTTTCCGGACAGGGCACGCATCACGGACCCGACGATGGACTCTTTTTTCAGAAAATTCTATTTCCGCGAATGGGAGTCGGTGCACTACATGAAAGACAAGGTCTATCTGTCTTCTGCGGCGTTATGGCCCGACCATTGCGGCCTGCCGCCTGAAGAAGTGCCCGCCCATATCGAACGGTTCAGGCAGGTATGGGAGGACAGAAAAGTAACCTTTGTCTGCAATGACCGGTTCAGAGAAGCGATGTCGTCGTCAGACCTGTTTGACAACACAAAATCCCGCTCTTTCATCCGCGCTCCGGACAAAAACGCCTACGGCTGTTACGATGACCTGCTCGAACAATCCATCCGCCGCCCGACGGACAACCTGTTTTTGCTGGCCTGCGGCCCGACCGCGGCCATCCTCGCCTGCGACCTGGCCGCGAGGGGATATCAAGCCGTTGATGTCGGGGATATTCTGAAACGAACCCGCAACCGGCGCAAAAAATGAAATTCCAGGACTGCCAAGAGCGGTTGAAGAAACGAATGCCCGCCGCGTTGTCCGCGCTCCGGCGCAAGCGCGCACGCAAGGGGGCATAGCGCGCCCAATCAGCGGTATTCGTACGGCCCTTCCAGGAACACTTTCACATTGACCTGGATGCCGTGGGCGTAGGTCGCCATGTTCAGCACCCAGACTTTCTCGTCAATGTCGTTGGTTGCGAGGACAAGTCTTCCGAAGAAGGCCCTGCGGTCGCCGGTCGGCGTGACGACGAAGTTGAAACCGGTTTCTTGGCCCGGCGCCACCTCGAACGAGGACGGCATGTCGCTGCTGTAGCCGAGGCCGCTCAGCAGCGCGGCGCTGACCTTCAGCGTGTAGGTGCCGGTGTTGCGCACGGTCACGGTTTTGGTCGTCGGCCCGCGCACCACCGACAGCCGCCTGAAGACGCCGTCCTGCGGCGCCACCACGGTTCCCGACACGACCCGGTAGCGCACCGTCGCGGTCGTCGCGCCGTCCGCCGCCACCGTTTCCGTCGTCGCCATCGCCTCGACGATGTCGCCAAAATTGAGCGTCGCGCTCGACTCGACGACGCGGCCGTCGGCCACAACCTCAATCTCGGATTCAATGCCGGTGCCGCGCAGCGACAGGTTCCAGACACCTTCGTCATAGTCGTCGCTGACGATGGTCAGCGTTCCGGCGTACGGGGTCGTGCCGCTGTCCGGCGGCGCGAAACGCAGCATCCAGGTGCCGCTGGAGCCGGGCGCGATGCTGCGAACGCTAGTGTCGGCGAGGCTGAAGCCGGTGCCGGTCGCGTCAATCGAGCGGATATTGAGATTGCGCGTGGCCGCATTGCGGACAACCACCGCCGAGGTCACGACCTCGCTGACCGGCACCCGGCCGATGTCGAACACATCGCCGGACTCGACATCGGCGCCGCCCACATTGACCTCAATCTCCGGCTCGACATTGTGGATTTGCAGCCGTATCGGGAACGGGTTGATGACATCGTTGCTCTCGACCAGAATCCGCCCGGTGTGGGTGCCGCGCACATCGGACTGGAAGATCAGCCCGTTGGTGTAAATCGTCGCATTGCCGGGTGCGATTGTCCTGCGCCTGCTCAGGCCGAGGCCGGGCAAGTCGGCCTCCAGTTGAAAACCGGCGCCGCTGACGCTGAGGTCGTACACTTCCAGAGACGCGTTGCCCTGGTTCTGCAACACCAGCGAGATGCGGAACCGCTCCCTGACACCGATATTGGCGATGAAATCATAGTCGTCGCTGCTGCCGTATCCGAAAAACTGCCCGCCGATGATCATAATCGGCGTCATCAACGGCCCGATTCCGTAGCCGCTCAAATCCAGCGTCTTCACCGGGGAATGCGGGTCGTCGCTGACGATGGTCAGCGCGCCGGTGGACACCTTGACCGCCTCGTCCGGCGAGAAATACAGCGTGAAAGTGACCGTGCTGCCCGGGTCAACAGTCCGGGCCTCGCCGGCGATGTCGTAGTCGTCGCCCGCCACCGAGACGGAGTCCATGACAAGAACCGCGTTGCCGTGGTTGCCGACCGTCACGCGGGTCTCCGTCTCGGCCCGCACCGCAATCCCGCCGAAATCATAGAGGCCCGAACTCCGCTGAAAGCCCGGCTCCGCCGCCTCAATGACAATCACCGGGCCGCCGCTGACTCCGACCATGTCGAGCGTCCATTCGCCCTCGTCGGCGTCGTCGCTGGCGATGGTCAGCGTTCCGTGGTAGGTCGTGCCGTAGTCCTGCGCGAAAAGGCGCACCAGCCATGCCGCGGAGGAATTCATCGGCAGGGCACGGGAGCCGCCGCCGCCGAGCAGCGTGTAACCGGCGCCCTCCACCTCGACCGATTCAATATTGAGGTCCGAGTTGCCCTCGTTGTAAACCCGCACCGTGACGGTCTCCGATGTGGCCGGCTCGACCCCGCCGAAGTCATAGACGCCGGCGCCGGATTCATATTCCGCAGCGCCGGCCCGCACGGCAATCTCGGGGCCGATTCCGTACCCCCGCAGCGACACCGCCCGCGCCGGCATCGCATAATCGTTGCCGGTAATCGTCAGCGTTCCGATGGCGGGCGTAATCTTGTGCGGCGGCGAAAACTGCACCACCCACGCCGCGGAGGAACCGGCGGCGACTGTCCGCCCGCCGCCGCCGGCAAGGCGGTAACCGGCGCCGTCCACGCGGGCGGCGGCGTCAAGGGTTCTGCTGCCCTCGTTGTGAATCGTCACCTCAAGGGTTTGCGTCGTGTCTTCCCACACGCCGCCGAAGTCGTGGTTTGTGATATCCGGCGCGATGACCATCACCGGCCCGACCACCGCGCTGTCAAGCGCCAGCGTCCAGCGGCCCTCGTCCACATCGTCGCTGGTGATTGTCAACATTCCGCGATATGCCGCGACACGGCCCCGCGGCCTGAGAACCAGCGTCCATGAGCCGGAAGCGCCCACCGCCAGCG
The Gammaproteobacteria bacterium DNA segment above includes these coding regions:
- a CDS encoding GT-D fold domain-containing glycosyltransferase, which gives rise to MRSHADPASGLHGHRALLKRALRATARNTRSIRPLYNRINEYFYHYIRDRYPEVLTEKQTVEQILAKGISLARYADGEFRLCRGKSIARQPASPALSSRLREILRSEHPNLAVGIPPFPDRARITDPTMDSFFRKFYFREWESVHYMKDKVYLSSAALWPDHCGLPPEEVPAHIERFRQVWEDRKVTFVCNDRFREAMSSSDLFDNTKSRSFIRAPDKNAYGCYDDLLEQSIRRPTDNLFLLACGPTAAILACDLAARGYQAVDVGDILKRTRNRRKK